Proteins from one Peromyscus eremicus chromosome 8a, PerEre_H2_v1, whole genome shotgun sequence genomic window:
- the LOC131916698 gene encoding prostatic spermine-binding protein-like encodes MLLLLTLAVLAGATCRAQNILGNKVGSYFYIHGEEQGEIKAIRIFYSLLRRLKGIQLQFQKRWSGVYGGHSTSYEEFHLKDGEHVIKVHGNVGICLNSLTFITNKGTQFTFGKKVGHPIEESGGPDQHLKTVNGMYSLLCLHGIGFKWTRGPEKPQREPTTIPDRDKEKEDSKDKDKDEDDKDDDNDDDDDDDNDHKDDDDDEDDDDDDDDEDDKKEDEKES; translated from the exons ATGCTGCTGTTGCTGACCTTGGCTGTCCTTGCTGGTGCCACCTGCAGAGCCCAGA ATATACTGGGCAATAAAGTCGGCAGCTATTTCTACATTCATGGTGAAGAGCAGGGGGAAATCAAGGCCATCCGGATCTTCTATTCACTATTAAGACGCCTCAAGGG CATCCAGCTGCAGTTTCAAAAACGCTGGAGTGGTGTTTATGGAGGCCATTCAACAAGTTATGAAGAGTTTCATCTGAAGGATGGAGAGCATGTGATAAAGGTTCATGGCAACGTGGGAATCTGCCTGAACTCCCTGACCTTCATTACCAACAAGGGGACTCAGTTTACCTTTGGAAAAAAAGTGGGCCATCCAATTGAGGAGAGTGGAGGTCCCGACCAGCATCTAAAGACTGTcaatggcatgtactcactcctCTGCCTCCATGGGATAGGCTTCAAATGGACTCGTGGACCAGAGAAGCCTCAAAGAGAACCAACGACCATCCCTGACCGtgataaagagaaagaagatagCAAAGATAAAGACAAAGATGAAGATGACaaagatgatgataatgatgatgatgatgatgatgataatgatcataaagatgatgacgatgatgaagatgatgatgatgatgatgatgatgaagatgacaagaaggaagatgagaaagagtcCTAG